CTTTGAGTACGGCGAACAGTACCATTGCTTCGTTGTCAACTGCGACTTCTGCTGGTTTCAGTACTGTGGACAGTTCAATTGCTTCGTTGTCGACGGCGACGGGCAGTTCGATCGCTTCGTTGTCGACAGTGACGGGTAGCTCGATCGCTTCGTTGTCAACAGTGACGGGTAGTTCAATTGCGTCGTTGTCGACGGTGGTGTCAACGATGGCTTCGACGACTTTGAGTACTTCGAACAGTTCGATTGCTTCGTTGTCGACGGTGACGGGCAGTGCGATTGCGTCGTTGTCAACTTTGACTTCGACTGGCTTGAGCTCAACCAACAGTGCGGTGGCTTCGTTGTCAACTTCGACTTCGACAGGTTTGAGTTCGGTTAATTCTGCGGTGGCGTCATTGTCAACAACTGTCTCAACGATGGCTTCGACGACTTTGAGTACGGCGAACAGTACCATTGCTTCGTTGTCAACTGCGACTTCTGCTGGTTTCAGTACTGTGGACAGTTCAATTGCTTCGTTGTCGACGGCGACGGGCAGTTCGATCGCTTCGTTGTCGACAGTGACGGGTAGCTCGATCGCTTCGTTGTCAACAGTGACGGGTAGTTCAATTGCGTCGTTGTCGACGGTGGTGTCAACGATGGCTTCGACGACTTTGAGTACTTCGAACAGTTCGATTGCTTCGTTGTCGACGGTGACGGGCAGTGCGATTGCGTCGTTGTCAACTTTGACTTCGACTGGCTTGAGCTCAACCAACAGTGCGGTGGCTTCGTTGTCTACTTCGGTGTCTTCTTTGTCAACGACGGTGAATGTCATTAACAATGCAGGTACGAAGTATTTCCAAGCCAATTCAACGGAGGCGGGCGCGCAGGCTGTGGGCAATAACTCGGTGGCGATTGGTCCTAATTCGGTGGCGAATGGTGACAGTTCAGTGGCTATGGGCAATGGGGCTGTGACCACGACCAGTGCGACCAATTCGTTGGCGATGGGTACGAGCGCGACGGCTTCGGCGGCTAATTCTGTGGCTTTGGGTTCGAACTCGGTGGCCAATGAGGCCAATACGGTATCGGTCGGTTCTGCGGGCAGTGAACGTCGGATCACCAATGTGGCTGAAGGCGTAAACGGCACGGATGCGGTGAATGTGAATCAGTTGAAAGACTTGAAAGGCAGTTTGACCAATTCGATCAATAAATCGAGTAATCTTGCTTCCGCTGGTACTGCGGCTGCGATGGCGGCAGCAACCATTCCTCAGTCGATTTTCCCTGGTAAAGGCATGGTTGGTGCGTCTGTGGGCACTTACAACGGTCAGACGGCTATGGCTGTTGGCTTGTCGAAGGTGACTGACAATGGCAAGTGGGTTGTCCGCGCAACGGTGACGGGGGATACACAAAAGCAATTTGGCGCCGCTGTGGGTGCAGGTTTCCATTGGTGATCGGTTTTAAATAAGTCCATGGTGAGGGCCTTACTTTTGTCAGGTCCTCATCTGTAAAATTAGACAGTCAAGTATTTAAATAAAGGAAATGCCGTGAATAGGTATACGAAAAAAACAGTGGTGGCTTTGGGGTTGATTTTTGGCTTGGGGTTGTCGATGGTTGCTCGGGCGGGTTTGTCTGAAGTCACAGATCAAGGTACGACAGATAAGCCTGTTTTTCCTGAAGTTAAAGCCGCATGGATTCAGGATGGACGATATCCAAATTTGGATAATTTATCTAAAATTCATTCAGGCATGACGCGCGATCAAATCATGGCGTTAAT
The window above is part of the Ephemeroptericola cinctiostellae genome. Proteins encoded here:
- a CDS encoding YadA family autotransporter adhesin — encoded protein: MSSTNSAVASLSTSVSSLSTTVNVINNAGTKYFQANSTEAGAQAVGNNSVAIGPNSVANGDSSVAMGNGAVTTTSATNSLAMGTSATASAANSVALGSNSVANEANTVSVGSAGSERRITNVAEGVNGTDAVNVNQLKDLKGSLTNSINKSSNLASAGTAAAMAAATIPQSIFPGKGMVGASVGTYNGQTAMAVGLSKVTDNGKWVVRATVTGDTQKQFGAAVGAGFHW